The window AAGCCCCCACTCTCCCAGTGCAAAAGCTTAATGCAACTGCGACTCCGGTTCACAAACACATACACCTCACCAGATGCCGGATCTCTTTGCAGCTCATTTCTAACCAGGCCAGAAAGAGCATCAAAGCTCTTGCGCATATCGCAGGGCTGGCTGTAGAGCAGATAGCTGTGTGAGGAGCTAAGCGAAAACATGATCAGTAAA of the Flammeovirgaceae bacterium 311 genome contains:
- a CDS encoding transposase, IS66 family protein (COG3436 Transposase and inactivated derivatives) yields the protein MFSLSSSHSYLLYSQPCDMRKSFDALSGLVRNELQRDPASGEVYVFVNRSRSCIKLLHWESGGFVLYYKRLERGTFTAPRMQVENGVLKWPELVLMIEGIQVKSSIQKVRYQL